In a genomic window of Chaetodon trifascialis isolate fChaTrf1 chromosome 8, fChaTrf1.hap1, whole genome shotgun sequence:
- the lzic gene encoding protein LZIC, protein MASRGKSETGKLRQNMEEQLDRLMQQLQDLEECREELDEEEYEETKKETLEQLSEFNDSLKKIMTGDMTLVDELSGMQLAIQAAISQAFKTPEVIRLFAKKQPGQLRTRLAEMDRDVIVGKLSRDVYTQQKMEILTALRKLGEKLTPEDETFLSENATATLSQFEKVTANSGSEDKIMALASSGVKTKA, encoded by the exons ATGGCCTCTCGCGGGAAATCAGAAACTGGGAAACTGAGGCAAAATATGGAAGAGCAACTTGACAGACtgatgcagcagcttcaggatCTGGAGGAATGCAG AGAAGAACTGGATGAGGAAGAGTATGAGGAGACCAAAAAGGAAACCTTGGAGCAACTGAGTGAATTCAATGATTCCCTGAAGAAGATCATGACCGGAGACATGACGCTTGTGGATGAACTGAGTGGAATGCAGCTG GCAATCCAGGCTGCCATCAGCCAAGCATTCAAAACCCCAGAGGTGATCCGGCTTTTTGCCAAGAAGCAGCCAGGGCAGCTGAGGACCAGACTAGCAGAG ATGGACCGAGATGTCATAGTGGGGAAACTGTCTCGGGATGTGtacacacagcagaaaatggaaatccTCACAGCCCTGAGAAAACTTGGAGAGAAG CTCACTCCAGAGGATGAGacttttctctctgaaaatgCTACAGCGACTCTGAGCCAGTTTGAAAAAGTGACTGCAAACTCAG gcTCCGAAGACAAAATTATGGCTTTAGCGAGCTCTGGTGTCAAAACCAAGGCTTAG